TCGGCATCGGTGGGCTGCTGCCGTGGATTGCCGCCTCCTTCGATCTGTCGATCGCCGGGAAGAGTGACGTGGAGGCGTTTCATGAGTTCGCCAAATTTCTCGAACGTGAACGAACTGCCGGACGGCGCGTGCTGTTGATGGTCGACGAAGCGCAAAACATCGGAACTACGATGTTGGAAGAGCTTCGGTTGCTCTCGAATCTCAATGACGGACGTCGTCGATCGCTACAGATTCTCTTGTCGGGACAATTGGGTTTGCGGGATCTGTTGAAGGGGCCGGGCATGGTCCAATTCGCCCAACGGATCGGTGTCGAGTACACGCTGGAGGCACTCTCGGAAGAGGAAACGCGTGGGTATATGAGGCATCGGTTGGATGTCGCCGGTAGACGCACGCCGCTGTTTACGACGTTGGCAAGCCGTTCGGTGTTTCGCTTGACCGGGGGTACTCCGCGTCTGATCAATCAGCTCTGTGATCATGCCCTGGTGTATGGCTTTGCCGCCCAGGTGGAGGTCATTACGTCTGGCATTGTGCTGGAGACTGCGGCAGCTCGTGACCGTCATGGTGTATTCCCGTTCAAGGTCTCGCCGGAATCCGTCGAATGGTCTCAACAAGCGATTGGAGAAGAACGGGAAGAAGTGAAGTGCTTTGTCACAGGGAATAGCCCATCAAACACGCCGGTCCAGCCGTCTGATCAGGACGGCGAACAAGATCTGCCGGTTCTGTATCGAGAAGCCATGGCACTCCAGGAAGCAGGCAATTTCAAACAAGCCATCGTACTGTTCAATCGCGTGACCGGTGACGAGTCCTGGGGGACGAAGGCCCTGATGAAAAAAGGATTGTGCTTGCGCGCAATGGG
The Candidatus Nitrospira nitrosa DNA segment above includes these coding regions:
- a CDS encoding AAA family ATPase, with the protein product MYETHYHLKTKPFTLLPDPEFLYLGAKHKMALSLLEYGLTNGSALIVIAGDPGTGKTTLLNRLLDETRHPWTVGVLSNTHVGIGGLLPWIAASFDLSIAGKSDVEAFHEFAKFLERERTAGRRVLLMVDEAQNIGTTMLEELRLLSNLNDGRRRSLQILLSGQLGLRDLLKGPGMVQFAQRIGVEYTLEALSEEETRGYMRHRLDVAGRRTPLFTTLASRSVFRLTGGTPRLINQLCDHALVYGFAAQVEVITSGIVLETAAARDRHGVFPFKVSPESVEWSQQAIGEEREEVKCFVTGNSPSNTPVQPSDQDGEQDLPVLYREAMALQEAGNFKQAIVLFNRVTGDESWGTKALMKKGLCLRAMGQFDEALSTFHAAIDRKAASSKDHLALQYLLGRTFEDAGKSAEAAERYRRIYQEVGSYRDIEVRLDRLSGLPLNDQLTNSVSSSWWGGLFRPSDRVPRDERTHKFPTFK